The following proteins are encoded in a genomic region of Myxococcales bacterium:
- a CDS encoding adenylate/guanylate cyclase domain-containing protein translates to MTPETHYAKHDGVNIAYQVTGEGEGDLVFVPGWVSHVEYAWEEPSFAPFLERMSRFSRLILLDRRGTGLSDPVDRLPTLDERMDDLRAVLDAAGSKRAFLFGISESGPMCILFAATHPGRTAGLVLCNTFATGLWSEDYPWALTSVQWDRFLQRLEAEWGQGVTAKIYAPSRADDEAFVRSWGRFERRAVSPGAIRKIIAMASDTDVRSILSSVKVPTLVVHREDNRATPVAGGRYLAEHIEGARMIEVPGRDHFPWVGDTDAILDEVEQFVTGSRHSAEPDRVLATVLFMDIVDSTSQLAEHGDRSYRELLEQFYSIVRKELARHRGREIDTAGDGFFATFDGPARAIRCACATRNAVASLGISIRAGLHTGECELLGDKVTGLAVHLGARVCGAASANEVLVSSTVKDLVAGSELSFTNRGSHELKGIPGLWQLYAVDG, encoded by the coding sequence ATGACTCCCGAAACGCACTATGCGAAGCACGACGGAGTCAACATCGCCTACCAGGTCACTGGCGAGGGCGAGGGCGACCTGGTCTTCGTTCCGGGCTGGGTGTCACACGTGGAATACGCCTGGGAGGAACCGAGCTTCGCGCCCTTCCTCGAGCGCATGTCACGCTTTTCTCGGCTGATCCTGCTGGATCGGCGAGGCACCGGACTTTCCGATCCGGTCGATCGGCTTCCAACGCTCGACGAGCGGATGGACGACTTGCGGGCCGTTCTCGATGCGGCGGGATCGAAACGCGCCTTCCTGTTCGGGATCTCCGAAAGTGGCCCGATGTGTATTCTCTTTGCCGCAACGCATCCGGGCCGAACAGCCGGGCTCGTGCTGTGCAACACCTTTGCCACGGGCTTGTGGTCCGAGGACTACCCCTGGGCGCTGACGAGTGTCCAGTGGGACCGGTTCCTCCAACGCCTCGAGGCAGAGTGGGGCCAGGGCGTCACAGCAAAAATTTACGCGCCGTCCCGCGCGGATGACGAAGCCTTCGTTCGCAGTTGGGGGCGGTTCGAGCGGCGCGCAGTAAGCCCGGGCGCGATCCGGAAGATCATCGCCATGGCGAGTGACACCGACGTCAGGAGTATTCTCTCGTCGGTGAAGGTCCCAACGCTCGTCGTCCATCGCGAGGACAACCGAGCAACCCCCGTAGCCGGAGGTCGCTACCTGGCGGAGCACATCGAGGGCGCCAGAATGATCGAGGTGCCGGGTCGCGATCACTTTCCATGGGTCGGCGACACGGACGCGATCCTCGACGAAGTCGAACAATTTGTTACCGGTAGCCGTCACAGTGCAGAACCCGACCGAGTCCTCGCTACGGTGCTGTTCATGGACATCGTCGATTCCACGTCTCAGCTCGCGGAGCACGGGGATCGAAGCTACCGGGAGCTGCTGGAACAATTCTATTCGATCGTGCGCAAAGAACTCGCGCGACATCGCGGTCGCGAAATCGATACCGCCGGCGACGGTTTCTTCGCCACCTTCGACGGGCCCGCGCGAGCCATCCGCTGTGCGTGTGCAACCCGCAACGCGGTTGCCTCGCTGGGCATTTCAATCCGGGCGGGCCTCCACACGGGCGAGTGTGAGCTGCTCGGCGACAAGGTGACGGGCCTCGCCGTCCATCTCGGCGCCAGAGTGTGCGGAGCTGCGAGTGCCAACGAAGTACTCGTATCGAGCACCGTGAAGGACTTGGTTGCCGGCTCTGAGCTGAGCTTCACCAATCGCGGCAGCCACGAACTCAAGGGCATTCCCGGACTGTGGCAGCTCTACGCCGTCGACGGCTAA